A window of the Podarcis raffonei isolate rPodRaf1 chromosome 4, rPodRaf1.pri, whole genome shotgun sequence genome harbors these coding sequences:
- the LOC128412329 gene encoding tigger transposable element-derived protein 1-like: MGPKKTAAAEAGERKKEKVTLEMKKEIIRKHDGGMRVMDLTREYGRNPSTIGTILKMREKIMATDAAKGVTRIVKNRPAVLEEVEKLLLIWLEEKQRAGDTVTEAVICKKAKALHADLVREQPGTSGEPEVFKASRGWFDRFKTRSGIHSMVRHGEAASTDVPVAEDFAAEFLEVVKTEGYVPQQVFNCDETGLFWKRMPKRTFITQEEAKLPGHKPMKDRLTLLFCANASGDLKIKPLLVYHSENPQAFKRHKNDKEQLSLSNSISISQCVHIKTDDMYTSAVNFLEFVF, encoded by the exons atgggacccaagaagactgctgctgcagaggccggcgagaggaagaaggagaaggtgacgctggaaatgaagaaggagatcatccggaagcacgacggcgGAATGCGTGTGATGGACCTCAccagggagtacgggaggaaCCCAtcaaccatcgggaccatcctgaagatgagggagaagatcatggcgactgatgcagccaagggagtcaccaggatcgtgaagaaccgcccagctgttctggaggaggtcgagaagttgctgctcatctggttagaagagaagcagcgtgcaggggacacagtgactgaggccgtcatttgtaagaaggccaaggccttgcacgcagacctcgtccgggaacagccaggaacctcaggcgagccagaagtcttcaaggcaagcagaggttggtttgaccggttcaagacaagatctggaatccacagcatggtcaggcatggagaggctgccagtacTGATGTTCCtgtggctgaagactttgcagcggagttcctggaggttgtgaagacggagggctacgttccacagcaggtcttcaactgcgacgagaccgggctgttttggaagaggatgcccaaaaggactttcatcactcaggaggaggccaagttgcctggccacaagcccatgaaggaccgtctgaccctgctcttctgtgccaacgcaagcggtgacctgaagatcaagcccctgctggtgtaccactcggagaacccacagGCCTTCAAGAGACACAAGaacgacaaggagcagctgagt TTGTCCAACAGCATTTCTATATCACAGTGTGTCCACATCAAAACTGATGATATGTACACATCTGCAGTGAACTTTTTAGAATTTGTCTTCTAA